A genomic window from Silene latifolia isolate original U9 population chromosome Y, ASM4854445v1, whole genome shotgun sequence includes:
- the LOC141630289 gene encoding uncharacterized protein LOC141630289, giving the protein MTTLKTSTCHTPYSLVYGCEAVIPAEVHVPPSRYSLNNIEANANLMQDNLSLTEELRDSARIRMTSYQQTVARSYNKNVRIRVFKEGDLVLRKVFPNKKEKSAGKLASVWEGP; this is encoded by the coding sequence ATGACAACTCTAAAAACGTCAACATGCCACACACCctactccctggtgtatggttGTGAAGCAGTCATCCCTGCAGAAGTGCATGTGCCACCCTCAAGATACAGCCTAAACAACATCGAGGCAAATGCCAACCTGATGCAAGACAACTTATCCCTGACAGAAGAACTTAGAGACTCCGCTAGAATCAGGATGACCTCATATCAAcaaacagtagccagaagttacaacaagaatgtcagAATCAGAGTTTTCAAGGAAGGAGATCTTGTCCTACGAAAAGTAtttccaaacaaaaaagaaaaatcagcaggcaaattAGCCTCTGTATGGGAAGGACCATAG